A part of Streptomyces sp. NBC_01235 genomic DNA contains:
- the smpB gene encoding SsrA-binding protein SmpB, which produces MSKGMYVPKESQPKQGATAASGKVKDGKRKIVAQNKKARHDYAIIDVYEAGLVLTGTEVKSLRQGRASLTDGFVQIEGNEAWLHAAHIPEYSQGSWTNHSARRKRKLLLHREEIDKLAVKSEETGHTIVPLALYFKDGRAKAEIALARGKKEYDKRQTLREQQDRRETDRVIAAAKRKQRHA; this is translated from the coding sequence ATGAGCAAGGGAATGTACGTACCGAAGGAGTCCCAGCCGAAGCAGGGCGCGACGGCCGCGTCCGGCAAGGTCAAGGACGGCAAGCGCAAGATCGTCGCGCAGAACAAGAAGGCCCGGCACGACTACGCGATCATCGACGTCTACGAGGCCGGTCTCGTCCTCACCGGCACCGAGGTGAAGTCGCTGCGCCAGGGCCGTGCGTCGCTGACCGACGGCTTCGTCCAGATCGAGGGGAACGAGGCGTGGCTGCACGCCGCCCACATCCCCGAGTACAGCCAGGGCAGCTGGACCAACCATTCCGCGCGCCGCAAGCGCAAGCTGCTGCTGCACCGCGAGGAGATCGACAAGCTGGCGGTGAAGTCGGAGGAGACGGGTCACACCATCGTGCCCCTCGCCCTGTACTTCAAGGACGGCCGGGCGAAGGCCGAGATCGCGCTGGCGCGCGGCAAGAAGGAGTACGACAAGCGCCAGACCCTGCGCGAGCAGCAGGACCGCCGGGAGACGGACCGGGTGATCGCGGCGGCGAAGCGGAAGCAGCGGCACGCGTAG
- the prfB gene encoding peptide chain release factor 2 produces MAVVDVSEELKSLSSTMESIEAVLDLDKLRADIAVLEEQAAAPSLWDNPDEAQKITSKLSHLQAEVRKADTLRGRIDDLSVLFEMAEEEDDPDTRAEAESELTAVKKALDEMEVRTLLSGEYDAREALVNIRAEAGGVDAADFAEKLQRMYLRWAEQKGYKTEVYETSYAEEAGIKSTTFAVQVPYAYGTLSVEQGTHRLVRISPFDNQGRRQTSFAGVEILPVVEQTDHIEIDESELRVDVYRSSGPGGQGVNTTDSAVRLTHLPTGIVVSCQNERSQIQNKASAMNVLQAKLLERRRQEEQAAMNALKGDGGNSWGNQMRSYVLHPYQMVKDLRTEFEVGNPEAVFNGEIDGFLEAGIRWRKQQEK; encoded by the coding sequence GTGGCAGTCGTCGATGTATCCGAAGAGCTCAAGTCCCTCTCCTCGACCATGGAGTCGATCGAGGCCGTTCTGGACCTCGACAAGCTGAGGGCAGATATCGCCGTGCTCGAGGAGCAGGCGGCCGCGCCGTCCCTGTGGGACAACCCGGACGAGGCGCAGAAGATCACCAGCAAGCTGTCCCACCTCCAGGCCGAGGTCAGGAAGGCGGACACGCTGCGCGGCCGGATCGACGACCTCTCCGTGCTGTTCGAGATGGCCGAGGAGGAAGACGACCCGGACACCCGCGCCGAGGCCGAGTCCGAGCTCACCGCCGTCAAGAAGGCGCTGGACGAGATGGAGGTCCGGACGCTGCTCAGCGGGGAGTACGACGCCCGCGAGGCGCTCGTCAACATCCGCGCCGAGGCCGGTGGCGTCGACGCCGCGGACTTCGCCGAGAAGCTGCAGCGCATGTACCTGCGGTGGGCGGAGCAGAAGGGCTACAAGACCGAGGTCTACGAGACGTCGTACGCCGAAGAGGCCGGCATCAAGTCGACCACCTTCGCCGTGCAGGTGCCGTACGCGTACGGCACGCTCTCCGTCGAGCAGGGCACGCACCGCCTCGTGCGCATCTCGCCCTTCGACAATCAGGGACGTCGGCAGACCTCCTTCGCGGGCGTCGAGATCCTTCCCGTGGTGGAGCAGACCGACCACATCGAGATCGACGAGTCCGAGCTGCGCGTGGACGTGTACCGGTCCTCCGGCCCGGGCGGCCAGGGCGTGAACACCACCGACTCCGCGGTGCGCCTCACCCACCTCCCCACCGGCATCGTCGTCTCCTGCCAGAACGAGCGCTCGCAGATCCAGAACAAGGCGAGCGCGATGAACGTGCTCCAGGCCAAGCTGCTCGAGCGGCGCCGCCAGGAGGAGCAGGCCGCGATGAACGCCCTCAAGGGCGACGGCGGCAACTCCTGGGGCAACCAGATGCGTTCGTACGTCCTGCACCCGTACCAGATGGTCAAGGATCTGCGTACCGAGTTCGAGGTCGGTAACCCCGAGGCCGTGTTCAACGGTGAGATCGACGGGTTCCTGGAAGCCGGAATTCGCTGGCGCAAGCAGCAGGAGAAGTAG
- a CDS encoding carbohydrate ABC transporter permease, whose amino-acid sequence MTRALRRYPVLIALCLAALFMIVPFLIVAVNAVKSPAEYSRSGPLSLPDGLYLDGLKDFWERVDYSRKLLNSFLISGSVAVGAVVLSVLNAYAIGIGRIKGRTWVLAFFVLANMLPQEALVYPVYYLSKQAGLYDTRLSVIIVFTVIQAAFGTYLLSSVLGRFPREIIEAARIDGANRWQVLWRIVVPVSRPTLGVLLVFFFIWTWNEFLLPLVMLISNDNQTVSVALGVLQGQRLMDATMTNAAALLGVLPALVFFLVFQRTLTRGIAVGAVK is encoded by the coding sequence ATGACGAGGGCCCTACGCCGCTACCCGGTCCTGATCGCCCTCTGCCTCGCCGCGCTCTTCATGATCGTCCCGTTTCTGATCGTCGCGGTGAACGCGGTCAAGTCCCCGGCGGAGTACTCGCGGAGCGGCCCGCTGAGCCTGCCCGACGGCCTCTACCTGGACGGGCTGAAGGACTTCTGGGAGCGCGTCGACTACAGCCGGAAGCTGCTCAACTCGTTCCTGATCAGCGGCTCGGTGGCGGTGGGGGCGGTCGTCCTGTCCGTCCTGAACGCGTACGCGATCGGCATCGGCCGGATCAAGGGCCGCACCTGGGTGCTGGCCTTCTTCGTCCTGGCGAACATGCTCCCGCAGGAGGCGCTGGTCTACCCGGTCTACTACCTGAGCAAGCAGGCCGGCCTGTACGACACCCGGCTCAGCGTGATCATCGTCTTCACGGTGATCCAGGCGGCCTTCGGCACGTATCTCCTGTCCTCCGTCCTCGGCCGGTTCCCGCGCGAGATCATCGAGGCCGCCCGCATCGACGGCGCGAACAGGTGGCAGGTGCTGTGGCGGATCGTCGTCCCGGTCAGCCGCCCCACCCTCGGCGTGCTCCTCGTCTTCTTCTTCATCTGGACCTGGAACGAGTTCCTGCTGCCGCTGGTCATGCTGATCTCCAACGACAACCAGACCGTGTCGGTGGCCCTCGGCGTCCTCCAGGGCCAGCGGCTGATGGACGCCACGATGACCAACGCGGCCGCCCTCCTCGGCGTACTCCCGGCCCTCGTCTTCTTCCTCGTCTTCCAGCGGACACTCACCCGCGGCATCGCCGTGGGCGCCGTGAAGTAG
- the ftsE gene encoding cell division ATP-binding protein FtsE, with translation MIRFDNVSKVYPKQTRPALRDVSLEVEKGEFVFLVGSSGSGKSTFLRLVLREERTSHGQVHVLGKDLARLSNWKVPQMRRQLGTVFQDFRLLPNKTVAENVAFAQEVIGKSKGEIRKSVPQVLDLVGLGGKEDRMPGELSGGEQQRVAIARAFVNRPKLLIADEPTGNLDPQTSVGIMKLLDRINRTGTTVLMATHDQNIVDQMRKRVIELEQGRLVRDQARGVYGYQH, from the coding sequence GTGATCCGATTCGACAACGTCTCCAAGGTCTACCCCAAGCAGACCCGCCCCGCACTCAGGGATGTCTCCCTCGAGGTGGAGAAGGGCGAGTTCGTGTTCCTCGTGGGGTCCTCCGGCTCCGGAAAGTCCACCTTCCTTCGGCTGGTCCTCCGCGAGGAGCGGACCAGCCACGGTCAGGTGCACGTCCTGGGCAAGGATCTCGCACGCCTCTCCAACTGGAAGGTGCCGCAGATGCGCCGCCAGCTGGGGACGGTCTTCCAGGACTTCCGGCTGCTCCCGAACAAGACGGTGGCGGAGAACGTCGCCTTCGCGCAGGAGGTCATCGGCAAGTCGAAGGGCGAGATCCGCAAGTCCGTGCCGCAGGTGCTCGACCTGGTCGGGCTCGGGGGCAAGGAGGACCGGATGCCCGGGGAGCTGTCGGGTGGTGAGCAGCAGCGCGTCGCCATCGCGCGCGCCTTCGTGAACCGGCCCAAGCTGCTGATCGCCGACGAGCCCACCGGCAACCTCGACCCGCAGACCTCCGTCGGCATCATGAAGCTGCTCGACCGGATCAACCGGACGGGCACGACCGTGCTGATGGCGACGCACGACCAGAACATCGTGGACCAGATGCGCAAGCGCGTCATCGAGCTGGAGCAGGGCCGCCTCGTCCGCGACCAGGCGCGCGGCGTCTACGGTTACCAGCACTGA
- a CDS encoding LacI family DNA-binding transcriptional regulator, with protein MVKITDVARHAGVSPSTVSYALSGKRPISAETRQRVEEAARTLGYRPHAGARALASSRSNVLALVVPLRTGIHVPVVMQFAVSVVTAARRHDHDVLLLTQEEGEEGLRRVADTALVDALILMDVQLHDPRLPLLRSLDRPSVMIGFPLEADGLTCIDLDFRAAGERCVEHLAQLGHRVVGLVGSPPEVYVRGTAFAQRVVEGFTAAADRAGLASAVHPCEATPAAARRVAEQLLREQPALTGVVVHNEAILEPLIDAFEQLGLRVPGDLSVTAICPDELASTLRVPVTSIALPSTEVGERAVDLLMRKLDNEPVPQATLLPPHLTPRASTAPRTIG; from the coding sequence ATGGTGAAGATCACCGATGTGGCGCGGCACGCCGGGGTCTCCCCCAGCACGGTGTCGTACGCGCTGAGCGGCAAGCGCCCGATCTCCGCGGAGACCCGGCAACGCGTCGAGGAGGCCGCCCGTACGCTCGGCTACCGCCCGCACGCGGGCGCCCGTGCCCTGGCCAGCAGCCGTTCCAACGTGCTCGCGCTGGTCGTCCCCCTGCGGACCGGCATCCACGTCCCGGTCGTCATGCAGTTCGCGGTGTCGGTGGTGACGGCGGCCCGACGGCACGACCACGACGTCCTGCTGCTGACACAGGAGGAGGGCGAGGAAGGTCTGCGGAGGGTCGCGGACACGGCGCTGGTCGACGCGCTGATCCTGATGGACGTCCAACTCCACGACCCCCGGCTGCCGTTGCTGCGCTCCCTCGACCGGCCGTCCGTGATGATCGGCTTCCCGCTCGAAGCCGACGGGCTGACCTGCATCGACCTCGACTTCCGGGCGGCGGGCGAGCGGTGCGTGGAGCATCTGGCGCAGCTCGGGCACCGGGTGGTGGGGCTGGTCGGGTCACCGCCGGAGGTCTACGTGCGCGGGACGGCGTTCGCCCAGCGCGTGGTCGAGGGTTTCACCGCCGCAGCCGACCGCGCCGGCCTCGCCTCCGCGGTCCACCCCTGCGAGGCGACACCGGCCGCGGCCCGCCGGGTCGCGGAGCAACTCCTGCGCGAACAACCGGCGCTGACGGGTGTCGTCGTCCACAACGAGGCGATCCTGGAACCCCTGATCGACGCGTTCGAGCAACTCGGACTGCGCGTCCCCGGCGACCTGTCAGTGACGGCGATCTGCCCGGACGAACTCGCCTCGACCCTCCGCGTCCCCGTCACCTCGATCGCCCTGCCGTCCACGGAGGTGGGCGAGCGCGCGGTGGACCTGCTGATGCGCAAACTGGACAACGAGCCGGTACCGCAGGCAACCCTGCTCCCACCCCACCTGACCCCCCGCGCAAGCACAGCACCGCGCACCATCGGGTGA
- the yicI gene encoding alpha-xylosidase, with protein sequence MKFSDGYWLLREGVTAAHPAEVLDVTESDGALEIHAPTRPIRSRGDLMTGPVMTIRAHTPMPDVIGLTLTHFTGERPPEPAFDLTGTGPTPQLSYDDEHATLTSGALSVKLARSGPWHVEFLAHGRTLTTSGPKGMGIMRDAGTGGHYLREQLNLGVGTAVYGLGERFGPLVKNGQTVDIWNADGGTATEQAYKNVPFYLTDAGYGVFVDHPGKVSFEVGSETVSKVQFSAETQELTYYVIHGPTPKDILRKYTALTGRPALPPTWSFGLWLSTSFTTSYDEETVTSFIEGMRERELPLSVFHFDCFWMREFNWCDFRWDPRVFPDPEGMLARLKAKGLHVSVWINPYIAQRSPLFAEGRELGHLLRRPDGSVWQWDLWQPGMALVDFTSPAARDWYAAKLEALLAQGVDCFKTDFGERVPVDVAWADGSDPERMHNYYTYLYNRTVFDVLRKHRGEGEAVVFARSATTGSQQFPVHWGGDCEATYESMAESLRGGLSLGLSGFGFWSHDIGGFEGTPTPSLFKRWLAFGLLSSHSRLHGSSSYRVPWLFDEESVDVLRHFTRLKLRLMPYLYEAARVAHEEGVPMMRAMVLEFTEDPGCAHLERQYMLGPDLLVAPVFSDEGEVAYYVPEGTWTHYLTGRTVTGPRWTRERHGFLGLPLLVRPGAVLPVGAHADRPDYPHADGVTLRTYGLERGAQVTVRVGDVTFTVVREGDTLRASASDPSAPWALAAGDRIARAEAGTGFLTLDTVEAS encoded by the coding sequence ATGAAGTTCTCCGACGGATACTGGCTGCTGCGCGAGGGTGTCACCGCCGCCCACCCGGCCGAGGTCCTCGACGTCACCGAGTCGGACGGCGCGCTGGAGATCCACGCGCCGACCCGGCCCATCCGCAGCCGCGGCGACCTGATGACGGGACCGGTCATGACGATCAGAGCCCACACCCCCATGCCCGACGTCATCGGCCTCACCCTCACCCACTTCACCGGCGAGCGGCCCCCCGAGCCCGCCTTCGACCTCACCGGCACCGGCCCCACCCCCCAGCTCTCCTACGACGACGAGCACGCGACCCTGACCTCCGGCGCGCTCTCCGTGAAGCTCGCCCGCTCCGGCCCCTGGCACGTGGAGTTCCTCGCCCACGGCCGCACGCTCACCACCAGCGGCCCCAAGGGCATGGGCATCATGCGGGACGCGGGCACCGGCGGCCACTACCTGCGCGAACAGCTCAACCTGGGCGTGGGGACCGCCGTATACGGCCTCGGCGAACGCTTCGGGCCCCTGGTGAAGAACGGCCAGACCGTCGACATCTGGAACGCCGACGGCGGCACCGCGACCGAACAGGCCTACAAGAACGTGCCGTTCTACCTCACGGACGCGGGCTACGGCGTCTTCGTCGACCACCCGGGCAAGGTCTCCTTCGAGGTCGGCTCGGAGACGGTCTCGAAGGTCCAGTTCAGCGCCGAGACCCAGGAACTGACGTACTACGTCATCCACGGGCCCACCCCCAAGGACATCCTCCGCAAGTACACCGCCCTCACCGGCCGCCCCGCCCTCCCGCCCACCTGGTCCTTCGGCCTCTGGCTGTCCACCTCGTTCACCACCTCCTACGACGAGGAGACGGTGACGTCCTTCATCGAGGGCATGCGGGAACGCGAACTCCCCCTCTCCGTCTTCCACTTCGACTGCTTCTGGATGCGGGAGTTCAACTGGTGCGACTTCCGGTGGGACCCGCGGGTGTTCCCCGACCCGGAGGGCATGCTGGCCCGGCTGAAGGCGAAGGGCCTGCACGTCAGCGTGTGGATCAACCCGTACATCGCCCAGCGCTCGCCGCTCTTCGCGGAGGGCAGGGAGCTCGGGCACCTGCTGCGCAGGCCCGACGGGAGCGTCTGGCAGTGGGATCTGTGGCAGCCCGGCATGGCCCTCGTCGACTTCACCAGCCCCGCCGCCCGCGACTGGTACGCGGCCAAGCTGGAGGCGCTGCTCGCGCAGGGCGTCGACTGCTTCAAGACCGACTTCGGCGAACGCGTCCCGGTCGACGTGGCGTGGGCGGACGGCTCCGACCCGGAGCGGATGCACAACTACTACACGTACCTGTACAACCGCACGGTCTTCGACGTCCTGCGCAAACACCGGGGCGAGGGCGAGGCGGTCGTCTTCGCCCGCTCGGCGACGACCGGCAGCCAGCAGTTCCCGGTCCACTGGGGCGGCGACTGCGAGGCGACCTACGAGTCGATGGCGGAGTCGCTGCGCGGCGGACTGTCCCTGGGCCTGTCCGGCTTCGGCTTCTGGAGCCACGACATCGGCGGCTTCGAGGGCACGCCCACCCCCTCCCTGTTCAAACGCTGGCTCGCCTTCGGCCTGCTGTCCTCCCACAGCCGGCTGCACGGCAGCTCCTCGTACCGGGTGCCCTGGCTGTTCGACGAGGAGTCGGTGGACGTCCTGCGCCACTTCACCCGCCTGAAACTGCGCCTCATGCCGTACCTGTACGAGGCCGCTCGCGTCGCCCACGAGGAGGGCGTGCCGATGATGCGGGCGATGGTCCTGGAGTTCACGGAGGATCCCGGGTGCGCGCACCTGGAACGGCAGTACATGCTCGGCCCGGACCTGCTGGTCGCGCCGGTGTTCAGCGACGAGGGCGAGGTGGCGTACTACGTCCCCGAGGGTACCTGGACCCACTACCTCACCGGCCGGACGGTGACCGGCCCGCGCTGGACCCGGGAACGGCACGGGTTCCTCGGCCTGCCGCTGCTGGTGCGGCCGGGCGCGGTGCTCCCGGTGGGCGCCCACGCCGACCGGCCGGACTACCCGCACGCCGACGGGGTCACCCTGCGCACCTACGGCCTGGAACGCGGCGCCCAGGTGACGGTACGGGTCGGGGACGTGACCTTCACCGTCGTCCGGGAGGGGGACACGTTGCGGGCGTCCGCGAGCGATCCCTCGGCGCCGTGGGCGCTGGCGGCCGGGGACCGGATCGCGCGGGCGGAGGCGGGCACCGGCTTCCTGACGCTGGACACCGTGGAGGCGAGCTGA
- a CDS encoding serine/threonine-protein kinase: MARKIGSRYTAHQILGRGSAGTVWLGEGPDGPVAVKLLREDLASDEELVGRFVQERTALLGLEHPHVVSVRDLVVDGNDLALVMDLVRGTDLRTRLERDRRLAPEAAVAIVADIAEGLAAAHAAGVVHRDVKPENVLLDMQGPLGPGGSHRALLTDFGVAKLIDTPKRTRATKIIGTPDYLAPEIVEGLPPRASVDIYALATVLYELLAGFTPFGGGHPGAVLRRHVTEAVAPLPGIPDELWQLLVQCLAKAPASRLRASELAARLREQLPTLAGMPPLDVDEPDTEPEEGGEPHEAAPSAPSAETPSGRVRRGSVPLVPGAKPDSNRDTHTSMRVPAPDELAGGAHGTARVPRAAGAPRPGSARNRAATRRRRITLGVAAAALVAAAGIGTWAATSGDDAGATPQDTTSTSSPATP; encoded by the coding sequence TTGGCACGGAAGATCGGCAGCCGGTACACCGCCCACCAGATCCTGGGACGGGGCAGCGCCGGCACGGTGTGGCTGGGCGAGGGACCGGACGGACCCGTCGCCGTCAAGCTGCTGCGCGAGGACCTCGCCTCCGACGAGGAGCTCGTGGGCCGCTTCGTGCAGGAGCGCACGGCACTGCTCGGCCTGGAACACCCCCACGTGGTGTCCGTACGGGACCTGGTGGTCGACGGCAACGACCTGGCCCTGGTCATGGACCTGGTCCGGGGGACGGACCTGCGCACCCGCCTGGAACGGGACCGGCGCCTCGCGCCCGAGGCCGCCGTGGCGATCGTCGCGGACATCGCCGAGGGCCTCGCCGCCGCGCACGCGGCCGGGGTCGTGCACCGGGACGTCAAGCCGGAGAACGTGCTCCTCGACATGCAGGGCCCGCTCGGTCCCGGCGGTTCGCACCGCGCGCTGCTGACCGACTTCGGCGTCGCGAAGCTCATCGACACCCCCAAGCGGACCCGCGCCACGAAGATCATCGGCACGCCTGACTACCTCGCCCCGGAGATCGTCGAGGGCCTGCCGCCGCGCGCCTCGGTGGACATCTACGCCCTGGCGACGGTGCTGTACGAGCTGCTCGCGGGCTTCACGCCGTTCGGCGGCGGCCACCCGGGCGCGGTGCTGCGCCGCCATGTCACGGAGGCCGTCGCCCCGCTCCCCGGCATCCCGGACGAGCTGTGGCAGCTGCTCGTGCAGTGCCTGGCGAAGGCGCCGGCCTCCCGGCTGCGGGCCTCCGAGCTGGCGGCACGGCTGCGGGAGCAGCTGCCGACGCTGGCGGGGATGCCTCCGCTGGACGTCGACGAGCCGGACACGGAGCCGGAGGAGGGCGGCGAACCGCACGAGGCCGCGCCCTCCGCGCCCTCCGCCGAGACGCCCTCCGGGCGGGTGCGGCGGGGCTCGGTCCCGCTGGTGCCGGGCGCGAAGCCGGACTCCAACCGGGACACGCACACGTCGATGCGGGTGCCCGCGCCGGACGAGCTGGCGGGCGGGGCGCACGGGACGGCCCGCGTGCCGAGGGCGGCGGGCGCCCCGCGCCCCGGCTCGGCACGGAACCGTGCCGCCACGCGACGGCGCCGGATCACGCTGGGCGTGGCCGCGGCGGCGCTGGTCGCTGCCGCGGGGATCGGGACGTGGGCGGCCACCTCGGGCGACGACGCGGGGGCGACCCCCCAGGACACGACGAGCACGTCTTCCCCGGCAACGCCCTGA
- the ftsX gene encoding permease-like cell division protein FtsX produces the protein MRAQFVLSEIGVGLRRNLTMTFAVVVSVALSLALFGGSLLMSDQVSTMKGYWYDKVNVSVFLCNKSDAESDPNCAKGAVTADQKKQIKSDLDKMGVVEKVTYESQDDAYKHYKEQFGDSPLASSLTPDQMQESYRIKLKDPEKYQVIATAFDGRDGVQSVQDQKGILDNLFGLLNGMNWAARAVMALMLVVALMLIVNTVRVSAFSRRRETGIMRLVGASGFYIQAPFIAEAAVAGLIGGTVACGFLVIGRYFIIDNGLALSEKLNLINFIGWDAVLTKLPLILATSLLMPALAAFFALRKYLKV, from the coding sequence ATGCGCGCCCAGTTCGTACTGTCGGAGATCGGCGTCGGTCTCCGCCGCAACCTGACGATGACCTTCGCCGTCGTCGTCTCCGTCGCCCTGTCCCTGGCGCTCTTCGGCGGGTCGCTCCTGATGAGCGACCAGGTCAGCACAATGAAGGGCTACTGGTACGACAAGGTCAACGTCTCGGTGTTCCTCTGCAACAAGAGCGACGCCGAGTCCGACCCGAACTGCGCCAAGGGCGCGGTCACCGCGGACCAGAAGAAGCAGATCAAGTCCGACCTCGACAAGATGGGCGTCGTCGAGAAGGTGACGTACGAGTCGCAGGACGACGCCTACAAGCACTACAAGGAGCAGTTCGGCGACTCCCCGCTGGCCAGCTCCCTCACGCCGGACCAGATGCAGGAGTCGTACCGCATCAAGCTGAAGGACCCGGAGAAGTACCAGGTCATCGCGACCGCCTTCGACGGGCGCGACGGCGTGCAGTCGGTGCAGGACCAGAAGGGCATCCTGGACAACCTCTTCGGGCTGCTCAACGGCATGAACTGGGCGGCGCGGGCGGTGATGGCGCTCATGCTGGTCGTGGCGCTGATGCTGATCGTCAACACCGTGCGCGTCTCGGCGTTCAGCCGGCGGCGTGAGACCGGCATCATGCGGCTCGTCGGCGCCTCCGGGTTCTACATCCAGGCGCCGTTCATCGCCGAGGCAGCGGTCGCCGGGCTCATCGGCGGCACGGTCGCCTGCGGATTCCTGGTGATCGGCCGGTATTTCATCATCGACAACGGCCTGGCCCTGTCCGAGAAGCTGAACCTGATCAACTTCATCGGCTGGGACGCCGTGTTGACGAAACTTCCGCTCATCCTCGCCACCAGCCTGCTGATGCCCGCCCTGGCCGCTTTCTTCGCCCTGCGCAAGTACCTGAAGGTGTGA
- a CDS encoding S41 family peptidase, with product MSGRDLFCQPRRFGRGAALTLVFASVLVAGAATGSLPQELGGGRRGASGSATPSTAPAGRSQDVTRAAEKAAADGKSPMEAAERAVSRSGDRWAAVYSEGEYEQFEESLDGRYTGVGLEARRERDGRIEVTKVQSGSPAASAGVRAGDRLRSVDGRSVDGLPVTDVVSLLRGDAKGASAGTTVRLGLERGTRAWSEILRRALLSTDSVTVHRHPGAVTVLTIAAFTKGVGDSVRTAVRQAPAGAGIVLDLRGNSGGLVTEAVATASAFLDGGLVATYDVDGDQRALHAEAGGDTTRPLVVLVDGGTMSAAELLTGALQDRGRAVVVGSRTFGKGSVQMPNRLPDGSVAELTVGHYRTPAGHKVDGHGITPDLEADDGALARAETVLSGLGDAS from the coding sequence ATGTCAGGCCGAGACCTGTTCTGTCAGCCCCGCCGTTTCGGCCGCGGGGCCGCCCTGACATTGGTGTTCGCGAGTGTGCTCGTCGCCGGTGCGGCGACCGGATCGCTGCCGCAGGAGCTCGGGGGCGGGCGCAGGGGCGCCTCGGGCAGCGCCACCCCCTCCACCGCGCCCGCCGGGCGCTCCCAGGACGTGACGCGGGCCGCCGAGAAGGCCGCCGCGGACGGCAAGTCCCCGATGGAGGCCGCCGAGCGTGCCGTCAGCCGCAGCGGGGACCGCTGGGCCGCCGTCTACTCCGAGGGCGAGTACGAGCAGTTCGAGGAGTCCCTCGACGGCCGGTACACCGGCGTCGGCCTGGAGGCGCGGCGCGAGCGGGACGGCCGGATCGAGGTGACCAAGGTGCAGTCGGGGTCGCCGGCGGCCTCCGCCGGGGTCCGCGCGGGCGACCGGCTGCGCAGCGTCGACGGGCGGTCCGTGGACGGGCTCCCGGTGACCGACGTCGTCTCCTTACTGCGCGGTGACGCCAAGGGCGCGTCCGCCGGCACCACCGTCCGGCTCGGTCTGGAGCGCGGCACGCGCGCGTGGAGCGAGATCCTGCGCAGGGCCCTGCTGTCCACGGACTCCGTCACCGTGCACAGGCATCCCGGCGCCGTCACCGTCCTCACCATCGCAGCGTTCACCAAGGGCGTCGGCGACAGTGTGCGCACCGCCGTCCGCCAGGCCCCGGCCGGCGCCGGGATCGTCCTGGACCTGCGAGGGAACTCCGGCGGCCTGGTCACCGAGGCCGTCGCAACCGCCTCCGCCTTCCTCGACGGCGGCCTCGTCGCCACCTACGACGTCGACGGCGACCAGCGCGCCCTGCACGCCGAAGCGGGCGGCGACACCACCAGGCCGCTGGTCGTGCTCGTCGACGGCGGCACGATGAGCGCGGCCGAGCTGCTCACCGGCGCCCTCCAGGACCGTGGTCGCGCGGTCGTCGTGGGCTCCCGCACCTTCGGCAAGGGCTCGGTCCAGATGCCGAACCGGCTGCCCGACGGGTCCGTCGCCGAGCTGACCGTCGGCCACTACCGCACCCCCGCCGGCCACAAGGTCGACGGCCACGGCATCACCCCCGACCTGGAGGCTGACGACGGGGCGCTGGCGCGGGCCGAGACCGTGCTGAGCGGGCTCGGGGACGCGTCGTAA